One segment of Kryptolebias marmoratus isolate JLee-2015 linkage group LG23, ASM164957v2, whole genome shotgun sequence DNA contains the following:
- the LOC108249011 gene encoding transmembrane protein 237B-like isoform X1 produces the protein MNAVDSNKTRARELPPLPQRGQRTLPTMSSGDTTELPAPKRKKKRVRKDMVGMGDLDDQAVEMGGIDSRRASQVGDQLTLETTTDATTQRRKKKKKTASSDVEDDQADLVNGDTGDQTTDGEEVVKKPKKKKKSKVAELPDELEVEDDDIITDASSPIPQHALFSAPQGQSQPVGKVFVERSKRFQAAERSDWRKTSEQTDNMADFQHMQPLWTTRDVSIRVHEGFRVFGLYCHGFLAGYAVWNVVVVYTLAGQHLTALTNLLEQYHSLAYLSQSLLYMLLAISAVATFDRVNLAKGVVALREFITLDPVALASFLYFSALVLSLSQQMTSDRINLYASVNVTLWPPGSEHQVLHPWVTINLVVALLVGLAWILIATRPETDYTEGYLRSMEIEPPKPEDKSEITA, from the exons cGAGGACAGCGAACTCTTCCCACAATGTCCAG CGGAGACACGACAG AGCTTCCAGCACCGAAACGTAAGAAGAAGAGGGTGAGGAAGGACATGGTTGGAATGGGTGATCTGGACG ATCAGGCGGTGGAGATGGGAGGCATCGACAGCCGGCGGGCGTCTCAGGTCGGAGATCAGCTGACCCTCGAAACCACGACGGACGCCACgacacagagaagaaagaagaagaagaaaactgcGTCTTCAG ACGTAGAAGACGACCAAGCTGACCTCGTCAACGGAGACACGGGAGATCAGACCACCGACGGAGAGGAAGTCGTCAAAAAACCCAAGAAGAAAAA GAAGTCAAAGGTGGCTGAGCTTCCTGACGAGCTGGAAGTCGAAGACGACGACATCATCACCGACGCCTCGTCTCCGATCCCCCAGCATGCCTTGTTCTCGGCTCCGCAGGGTCAGAGTCAGCCGGTCGGGAAGGTGTTTGTCGAGAGGAGCA AGCGATTCCAGGCTGCAGAGCGCTCAGACTGGAGGAAGACCAGCGAGCAGACGGACAACATGGCCGACTTCCAGCACATGCAGCCCCTCTGGACCACCAGAGACGTTTCCATCAGGGTACATGAAGGCTTCAG GGTGTTCGGTCTGTACTGTCACGGCTTCCTGGCCGGCTACGCCGTGTGGAACGTGGTGGTGGTGTACACGCTCGCCGGGCAGCACCTCACCGCCCTGACCAACCTGCTGGAGCAGTACCACAGCCTGGCTTACCTGTCCCAGTCCCTGCTCTACATGCTGCTGGCCATCAGCGCCGTGGCCACCTTCGACAG AGTGAATTTGGCCAAAGGCGTTGTGGCTCTGCGGGAGTTCATCACGCTCGATCCAGTGGCCCTGGCCTCATTCT tgTATTTCTCAGCGTTGGTCCTCTCTCTGAGCCAGCAGATGACTAGCGATCGAATCAACCTGTACGCTTCCGTCAACGTGACGTTATG GCCTCCGGGGTCGGAGCATCAGGTTCTTCACCCGTGGGTCACCATCAACCTGGTGGTCGCTCTGCTGGTGGGTTTGGCTTGGATTTTGATTGCCACCAGACCTGAAACGGACTACACTGAag GTTACCTGAGATCCATGGAGATCGAACCTCCGAAGCCCGAAGACAAATCAGAAATCACTGCCTGA
- the LOC108249001 gene encoding cytochrome P450 20A1: protein MLDFAIFAVTFVIILVGAVLYLYPSSRRASGIPGLNPTDEKDGNLQDIVNKGSLHEFLVSLHQEFGSVASFWFGGRPVVSLGSVKPLQQHINPNHTTDSFETMLKSLLSYQSGMGGGPNESVIRKKLYESAINNSLKNNFSVVLKVVEELVGKWSSFPEAQHIPLCAHLLGLALKTVTQLGLGERFRCDAEVISFRKNHDAIWSEIGKGYMDGSLEKSASRKAHYEAALSEMESMLLSVSKERKAQRKQTVFVDGLLQSSLTERQIMEDCMVFTLAGCVITANLCIWALHFLSTSEEVQDKLYKELEDVLGSDPVSLDKIPQLRYCQQVLNETVRTAKLTPVAARLQEVEGKVDQHVIPKETLVIYALGVVLQDPDTWSTPYRFDPDRFEEESARKSFCLLGFSGNQTCPELGFAYTVATVLLSTVVRRLKLHQLEGQVAEVRSELVSSPKEETWITVSSRS from the exons ATGCTGGACTTCGCCATCTTCGCTGTGACGTTTGTCATCATTTTAGTCGGTGCTGTTCTTTATTTGTACCCG tcatccagAAGGGCTTCTGGTATCCCAGGTCTCAACCCCACAGATGAGAA GGACGGAAACCTGCAGGACATCGTCAACAAAGGCAGTCTGCACGAGTTCCTGGTCAGTCTGCATCAGGAGTTTGGATCTGTGGCGTCGTTCTGGTTTGGTGGCCGTCCGGTGGTCAGCCTGGGCTCCGTGAAGCCCCTCCAGCAGCACATCAACCCCAACCACACCA CCGACTCCTTTGAGACGATGCTGAAGTCGCTTCTCAGCTACCAGTCGGGGATGGGTGGGGGGCCCAACGAGTCGGTGATCAGGAAGAAGCTGTACGAGAGCGCCATCAACAACAGCCTGAAGAACAACTTCTCTGTTGTTCTCAAG GTGGTGGAGGAGCTGGTGGGAAAGTGGAGCTCGTTCCCGGAGGCCCAGCACATCCCGCTGTGCGCCCACCTGCTGGGTCTGGCCCTGAAGACCGTCACCCAGCTCGGTCTGGGCGAGCGCTTCAGATGCGATGCCGAAGTCATTTCCTTCCGCAAGAACCACGACGCA ATCTGGTCAGAAATCGGGAAGGGCTACATGGACGGCTCTCTGGAGAAGAGCGCCAGCAGAAAAGCTCATTACGAGGCGG CTCTGTCGGAGATGGAGTCCATGCTGCTGTCTGTGTCGAAGGAGAGGAAAGCCCAGAGGAAGCAGACAGTGTTCGTGGACGGTCTCCTTCAGTCCAGCCTCACGGAGCGACAG atcatGGAGGACTGCATGGTTTTTACTTTGGCTGGATGTGTCATCACCGCCAACC tgtgcATCTGGGCgcttcacttcctgtccacCTCAGAGGAAGTCCAGGACAAGCTGTACAAGGAGCTGGAGGACGTTTTGGGTTCTGATCCAGTTTCTCTGGACAAGATTCCTCAGCTCAG ATACTGCCAGCAGGTCCTCAACGAGACGGTCCGGACCGCCAAGCTGACCCCCGTTGCTGCTCGGCTTCAGGAAGTGGAGGGCAAAGTGGATCAACATGTCATCCCCAAAGAG ACTCTGGTGATCTACGCTCtgggagtggttctgcaggatCCCGACACGTGGAGCACCCCGTACAG GTTTGATCCAGACCGATTTGAGGAAGAATCAGCCAGGAAGAGCTTCTGCCTGCTCGGCTTCTCAGGGAACCAGACCTGTCCAGAACTCGg GTTTGCCTACACCGTCGCTACAGTCCTTCTCAGCACGGTGGTGCGGCGGCTGAAGCTCCACCAGCTGGAGGGACAAGTGGCCGAAGTCCGTTCTGAGCTGGTGTCCTCACCCAAAGAGGAGACCTGGATCACCGtcagcagcaggagctga
- the LOC108249011 gene encoding transmembrane protein 237B-like isoform X3: protein MSSGDTTELPAPKRKKKRVRKDMVGMGDLDDQAVEMGGIDSRRASQVGDQLTLETTTDATTQRRKKKKKTASSDVEDDQADLVNGDTGDQTTDGEEVVKKPKKKKKSKVAELPDELEVEDDDIITDASSPIPQHALFSAPQGQSQPVGKVFVERSKRFQAAERSDWRKTSEQTDNMADFQHMQPLWTTRDVSIRVHEGFRVFGLYCHGFLAGYAVWNVVVVYTLAGQHLTALTNLLEQYHSLAYLSQSLLYMLLAISAVATFDRVNLAKGVVALREFITLDPVALASFLYFSALVLSLSQQMTSDRINLYASVNVTLWPPGSEHQVLHPWVTINLVVALLVGLAWILIATRPETDYTEGYLRSMEIEPPKPEDKSEITA, encoded by the exons ATGTCCAG CGGAGACACGACAG AGCTTCCAGCACCGAAACGTAAGAAGAAGAGGGTGAGGAAGGACATGGTTGGAATGGGTGATCTGGACG ATCAGGCGGTGGAGATGGGAGGCATCGACAGCCGGCGGGCGTCTCAGGTCGGAGATCAGCTGACCCTCGAAACCACGACGGACGCCACgacacagagaagaaagaagaagaagaaaactgcGTCTTCAG ACGTAGAAGACGACCAAGCTGACCTCGTCAACGGAGACACGGGAGATCAGACCACCGACGGAGAGGAAGTCGTCAAAAAACCCAAGAAGAAAAA GAAGTCAAAGGTGGCTGAGCTTCCTGACGAGCTGGAAGTCGAAGACGACGACATCATCACCGACGCCTCGTCTCCGATCCCCCAGCATGCCTTGTTCTCGGCTCCGCAGGGTCAGAGTCAGCCGGTCGGGAAGGTGTTTGTCGAGAGGAGCA AGCGATTCCAGGCTGCAGAGCGCTCAGACTGGAGGAAGACCAGCGAGCAGACGGACAACATGGCCGACTTCCAGCACATGCAGCCCCTCTGGACCACCAGAGACGTTTCCATCAGGGTACATGAAGGCTTCAG GGTGTTCGGTCTGTACTGTCACGGCTTCCTGGCCGGCTACGCCGTGTGGAACGTGGTGGTGGTGTACACGCTCGCCGGGCAGCACCTCACCGCCCTGACCAACCTGCTGGAGCAGTACCACAGCCTGGCTTACCTGTCCCAGTCCCTGCTCTACATGCTGCTGGCCATCAGCGCCGTGGCCACCTTCGACAG AGTGAATTTGGCCAAAGGCGTTGTGGCTCTGCGGGAGTTCATCACGCTCGATCCAGTGGCCCTGGCCTCATTCT tgTATTTCTCAGCGTTGGTCCTCTCTCTGAGCCAGCAGATGACTAGCGATCGAATCAACCTGTACGCTTCCGTCAACGTGACGTTATG GCCTCCGGGGTCGGAGCATCAGGTTCTTCACCCGTGGGTCACCATCAACCTGGTGGTCGCTCTGCTGGTGGGTTTGGCTTGGATTTTGATTGCCACCAGACCTGAAACGGACTACACTGAag GTTACCTGAGATCCATGGAGATCGAACCTCCGAAGCCCGAAGACAAATCAGAAATCACTGCCTGA
- the LOC108249011 gene encoding transmembrane protein 237B-like isoform X2 — translation MARKTMRGQRTLPTMSSGDTTELPAPKRKKKRVRKDMVGMGDLDDQAVEMGGIDSRRASQVGDQLTLETTTDATTQRRKKKKKTASSDVEDDQADLVNGDTGDQTTDGEEVVKKPKKKKKSKVAELPDELEVEDDDIITDASSPIPQHALFSAPQGQSQPVGKVFVERSKRFQAAERSDWRKTSEQTDNMADFQHMQPLWTTRDVSIRVHEGFRVFGLYCHGFLAGYAVWNVVVVYTLAGQHLTALTNLLEQYHSLAYLSQSLLYMLLAISAVATFDRVNLAKGVVALREFITLDPVALASFLYFSALVLSLSQQMTSDRINLYASVNVTLWPPGSEHQVLHPWVTINLVVALLVGLAWILIATRPETDYTEGYLRSMEIEPPKPEDKSEITA, via the exons ATGGCCCGAAAGACGATG cGAGGACAGCGAACTCTTCCCACAATGTCCAG CGGAGACACGACAG AGCTTCCAGCACCGAAACGTAAGAAGAAGAGGGTGAGGAAGGACATGGTTGGAATGGGTGATCTGGACG ATCAGGCGGTGGAGATGGGAGGCATCGACAGCCGGCGGGCGTCTCAGGTCGGAGATCAGCTGACCCTCGAAACCACGACGGACGCCACgacacagagaagaaagaagaagaagaaaactgcGTCTTCAG ACGTAGAAGACGACCAAGCTGACCTCGTCAACGGAGACACGGGAGATCAGACCACCGACGGAGAGGAAGTCGTCAAAAAACCCAAGAAGAAAAA GAAGTCAAAGGTGGCTGAGCTTCCTGACGAGCTGGAAGTCGAAGACGACGACATCATCACCGACGCCTCGTCTCCGATCCCCCAGCATGCCTTGTTCTCGGCTCCGCAGGGTCAGAGTCAGCCGGTCGGGAAGGTGTTTGTCGAGAGGAGCA AGCGATTCCAGGCTGCAGAGCGCTCAGACTGGAGGAAGACCAGCGAGCAGACGGACAACATGGCCGACTTCCAGCACATGCAGCCCCTCTGGACCACCAGAGACGTTTCCATCAGGGTACATGAAGGCTTCAG GGTGTTCGGTCTGTACTGTCACGGCTTCCTGGCCGGCTACGCCGTGTGGAACGTGGTGGTGGTGTACACGCTCGCCGGGCAGCACCTCACCGCCCTGACCAACCTGCTGGAGCAGTACCACAGCCTGGCTTACCTGTCCCAGTCCCTGCTCTACATGCTGCTGGCCATCAGCGCCGTGGCCACCTTCGACAG AGTGAATTTGGCCAAAGGCGTTGTGGCTCTGCGGGAGTTCATCACGCTCGATCCAGTGGCCCTGGCCTCATTCT tgTATTTCTCAGCGTTGGTCCTCTCTCTGAGCCAGCAGATGACTAGCGATCGAATCAACCTGTACGCTTCCGTCAACGTGACGTTATG GCCTCCGGGGTCGGAGCATCAGGTTCTTCACCCGTGGGTCACCATCAACCTGGTGGTCGCTCTGCTGGTGGGTTTGGCTTGGATTTTGATTGCCACCAGACCTGAAACGGACTACACTGAag GTTACCTGAGATCCATGGAGATCGAACCTCCGAAGCCCGAAGACAAATCAGAAATCACTGCCTGA